TTTTTTCAAGACCTTAAATTCCTTAATTAGTTTTCTTAATGAATCGCTTCTGTTTTTCCCCTCAAAGGATTCTATAAAGATAATGTCTTCTTCTGTTAATTGAAAGGTATATCCTTTCATTTTTAATTTATCAGGGATTTCTTTTCTACCAGAACCTTTTCTTGCTCCACCCCAACCAGTATCCAATATAATCACCCTTTGTTATTGTTAACGATCAATTATAGCATATTTTCATTTATTTTTTGAATTACAAAGAAGTTTTAAAAATTGGTAGTGCTTTCCCTCGGTTCGTCTTATATTAATGTTTAAATAAGTTAGATCGACACTAATTTTAGTATTAATATTTAGAAATACTAAAACAAAATCACTATGATTATCCGTGACACTTACAAGGTAATTTACAGGAGACTCCTATAAAGGCTTAATGTAAGAGAAAAATCTATTTAAACGAGGGATGTTATGGTTGATAACCTAACCAAAGAAGCGAGAAAAAAAAATATGAAGGCAATCCGCTCTCAGTCAAAATTAGAAAATTTAGTATCCCGTGAACTTTGGAAAAGAGGAACTAGATTTAGGAAGAATGTAAAGACATTATTTGGGAAACCAGATATAGCTATTCAAAAATATAAAATAGTAATTTTTATCGACTCATGTTTTTGGCACGCTTGTCCTATACATGGTAGCAGACCTAAAAGCAACCAAGAATATTGGGATAAAAAACTTAGTCGAAATAAAAAAAGAGATGATGAAGTCAATGAATATTACAAGAAAAATAAATGGCATATAAAAAGAGTATGGGAGCATGAGATTAAACAAAGTCTAGATCAGATAATAAGTGAACTTATTGACTTTATTGAAAAAAGCAAATCAGAGTAATAATTGTGTACTTTTAATAATACAAAAAAGAGCGAAATTTGATCGCTCTTTTTTGTGTGATGTCTTCTTTCTATTTCAGTTTTATCACCCTCCATACAACTGTATAAATGAAGTTAAAGTGAATTTTTATATTACATTCAATATTGTAGTTTTTTACATACATCTAAATTTTATTTTCTAACAACCCTAACATTTGCTCCCTTATTTTTCCCCAATCTTGATTCAAATTAATCGTATAAATTC
This genomic stretch from Neobacillus niacini harbors:
- a CDS encoding very short patch repair endonuclease — encoded protein: MVDNLTKEARKKNMKAIRSQSKLENLVSRELWKRGTRFRKNVKTLFGKPDIAIQKYKIVIFIDSCFWHACPIHGSRPKSNQEYWDKKLSRNKKRDDEVNEYYKKNKWHIKRVWEHEIKQSLDQIISELIDFIEKSKSE